In Lolium rigidum isolate FL_2022 chromosome 3, APGP_CSIRO_Lrig_0.1, whole genome shotgun sequence, the genomic window TTAATATATCATCCTTTTATTGCAAAAAAAAACCTAATGAAATCGTCCACTCGGGATACAATTGCCAGTCTTAGTGTTGGGTGGGTTGAAAACAAATTGATCACTCCTACTTAGGAGTAAAAGGAAGAAGCTATCATTTGAATTTCGAAGGGACCGAATTCCTTTACATTCTAATATTGTAAAAGTATGAACATTGTTCTTTTTACATTGGTTCCTCAATCCCCGATCGAACTAAATTAACCAAGTATATATAGCCCAAATCAAAACTATGTAAAAAAATAGTAAAAGTGGTAGTAGATCGCGTTCGCTACgtacaaaacatagaggcacgtaGTTTGCTGTCACGTCTCAGAGCCTCCGGCGAAAGCTACAGGTAGCCAGAGTCCGGCGACGTGGTGAACACCGGTTTGTCCTTGTCGACGACCGTGGCCGCCACGGTGGCGCTGCTGCTCTTCCGGCGCGGCTTGGCCTCCGCGAGCATGGTCACCACGTCCCTCATCGTCGGCCGGTCCTTGGGTGACTTTGCCGTGCACAGCACCGCGATCCGCAGCACCAGCAGCATCTCCTCCCGAACGTGGTCGACGCGccccccgacgccggcgtcgagcAGTTCCTCCACCCCGCTGTTGCTGCGCAGCCGCTCCCTGACCCAACCGACGATGTCCACGCAGCTCTCGCCGTACTCCGGCTCGATGGGCCGCCGCCCGGTGAGCAGCTCCATGAGCACCACCCCGAAGCTGTAGATGTCGCTCTTCTGGTCCACCTTCAGCGTGTACCCGTACTCCGGCGCGATGTAGCCGTAGGAGCCGGCGACCACCGAGACGGTCTCGTTGGGCCGCGCCATGACGCGCGCCAGCCCGAAATCGGCGATTTTGGCCTCCATGTTTGGGTCCAGGAGCACGTTGCTCGACTTGACGTCGCGGTGGATCACCAGGGGCCGGCAGTCGTGGTGCAGGTACGCCAGTCCGGCGGCGACGCCAGCAGCCACGTTGTACCGGGACACCCAGTCCACCAGCTGCTTTCCCTTGCCCCGCCCGTGCAGCGCCTCCCACAGGCTGCCGCCCGCCATGTACTCGTACAGCACCATCGTGTCCACGTCGTTGCTCACGTACCCCAGCATGCGCACAACGTTCCGGTGCCGGAGTCGGCCGAGGAGCTTCACCTCCGCGGCGAACTCGCCTCCTGCTCCTGCCTCGACGTCCCGGCGCCCGTCCACCGTGCCCTCCTCGGGGCAACCCGCCGCTCGCCAGAGCTTTTTGACGGcgacgatggcgtggtggcgcgGCATGTCGGCGCGGTACACCACCCCTGAGCCGCCCATGCCGACGATGTTGTCCTCCTTGATGCACGCGAGCACCTCGGCGCTGGTGAAGCTCAGCCGCTGGAACGCCGTGAGGCGCCACGGCCACGAGCCGTTCCCGTCATCCTCGACGGCCTCGTCGCAGCATCCACCATTGAGGTACCACCTCTGGTACGTCAACTTGCCGAGGAAGACGGCACCACATGCCACGAGAGCGATCGAGATGCCGATCGCCCACCCGGCGGCGATGTGCTTGACGTGCGAACGCCGGAGGCCTGACGTCGATGACGAAGCCCGCAGAGCGTTGACCCCGCACGGCGGCAGGACGCCCCCGCAAAGGCCCGGGTTCCCAGCAAGTTCATCGGGATTAATTGTCCTCAAAAGCCCGGTCGCCGGCACGGGACCGGTGAGGTTGTTGTTCGCCAGGTTGAGCATCTCTAGCGCCGGCGAGCTGCCGAAGTTGCTTGGAATCTCGCCGGAGAGGAAGTTGTTGGAGAGATCGAGGACAGACAATGTCGGCATCATGGCGACCGCGCTAGGGATCTGCCCGGTGAAGCGGTTGCTACGGAGGTTAAGCGAGACGAGCCTCTGGCACGAAGAGAGGCTAGACGGTATAGCGCCGGACAGCCGGTTGCTCGACAGGTCAAGGGCGGAGAGGGATCGGCAATCATCTAGCTCATCGGGCACACCTCCGATCAGCTCGTTGTCCGCCGCCCCGAACGACTGCAGCGTCGGAATGGACAAGATGTTCGACGGCAGCGCCGATCGCAGCTGGTTGTGGGAGAGGTCGATGAAGGAGAGCGACGTTGACAACGCCAAGTCATCGGGGATCTCACCGGAGAGCTCGTTACCAGCCAGCTCCAGGCGCTGCAGCCGCGGCAGCCGCCCGAGCCCCGCCGGCACCGTGCCGTTGAGCCGGTTGTTGTGCGCGCGCACCCGGACCAGCGACGAGCACGTGGTGAGCCCCGTCGGAATCGGGCCCGTGAAGACATTGTTGAAGAGTATCAGCTTCGTGAGGTTGCCGCTGTCGCAGAGACCGGCGGGCACCGGCCCGGACAGCGCGTTCGTAGACACGTCGAGCCATTGCAGCGGCTGCGCGGCGCCGAGAGACGGTGGCAGCGAGCCGGTGAGGGAGTTATTCCACAGCTCCAGCACTTCCAGCTTGGGAAGCTCGCCGATGCCCGCCGGGACGCCGCCCTTCAGCCGGTTACACATGAGGTTGAGCAGCTGCAGGTTGGTGAGCTGCGCCAGCTCCGGCGGAATGGCGCCTGTGAGCACGTTGTCAGAGAGGTCGAGCATGAGGAGGGACGATAGATTGCCGAGCTCTTTGGGTATCTTGCCGCCGATGTTATTCTTGTAAAGGAAGACGGTGTCGAGCTCCCGCAGCTGGCCGAGCTCCGAGGGAATGGGGCCTTCCAAGTTGCCGATCGCCATGTCAAGGTACTGGAGTTTCTTGAGCTTGCCAATAGCCGCCGGGATTGGGCCGCTGAACTCGTTGTAGCCGATGATTATCTGCTCCAATGCCGCGAGCTCGAACAGCTCGGCCGGGAGAGCGCCATTGAGGTTGTTGCCAGATAGCCCCAAGAACTTGAGCTTCTGTAGTTTGCCGTAGCTCTTGGGGATCGTGCCGGAGAAGAAGCCCCCCCTGACGTCGAGCGTCTCGAGCTCGGTGGCATTGCCGATGTCGGCCGGGAGCGGACCGACGAAGTTGTTGCCGGACGCGTTGAAGTACACCAATGATGCGCACGCACCGAGGCCAGCAGGGAACCGGCCGGTGAAGCTGTTGTCACTGACGTCGAACTCCCGGAGCGTCGGGATGGATACGAGCGCCAGAGGCAGCTCGCGGTCGAAGGCATTGCTCTGAAGGACGATCGAGGTGAGCCCGGTGAGGCCGAGGATGTCGTCAGGGATGGTGCCGCTCAGGTTCATGCCGGCGAGGTTGATGCCTGAGACCACGCCCTGGGCGTCGCATAGCACGCCCTTCCAGCCGCAATGCAGCCCGGAACCCCACCCCCGGAGCTCCCCCAGCGGATCGACGAGTGAGGCCTTGATGGCCAGCAGCGCCGCGGCCTCATCCCCGCCGGTGGCCGCCGCGGCATTGGACACGCAGCACAAGAGGGACAAGGAGAAGGACATGGAGAAGAACAAGCGTGCAGCGCTACTTGGCCAGGGGCAAGGAGTAGTAGCACGTGCCATGCTTGGTTCTCCTCTTCGTTCCCTTCTCCTTCTCCACTCCCTCGGTGCTCCGTCACTGGCTACTAGCTTTGTGTTTCCATTGCCTTGTTTGAAGCAATAGAGAAATGGAGGGAAACTCCTAGGAAAGTATATAGGAGGATGTCTCTATGATTAGGATGCGATTAAATCATTAGTTTAAGTGCTTGGATGATGAATAACTTACTCCTCTGTCCATATTCATGATTCAAATAATTTAGTGTCATGTTAGTGCATTGGTGATACTAGCGTGGTTGTGTGAGCATGTGTTCTAGTGTTAGGTATACACATGGTTTAGTAATTGGATAGGTAGCACAAGAACAGCTCGGCGTGAGAGTGTAAAGGTTGGGACATAGGCTGGAAAATGCTCTTGGAATCATTGGAAGCTTGGGGAGACATGGCCCATGTGGTTAAGGGAATGTGGGGAAAAGAAGGTTTTGATTATCACTCGTTATTGGAGAGAGGGTTTTGTCTTGTTGGTTTAAACTAAGCCTTTTGCAATCATTTTTGACACACAGAACATGATGGCTTGAGGTGGAGTTTATTCCCTATTTTCTGTCTGTTAATACCCAGTATATATGATTTACTGTTAGAGATAACAGGTATTTGTTTCATCAGTTGTTATTTCTGAACAAAATAAGGTTCTAAGAGACTGAAACGAAAGACAGATCATCAGTTAAAACTAATGGTTCTGTGCAGTTTGGCATTGTCATATATATTGAGTGTCACTCTGAAAAACTGATGTACCATAAAGACGGAAGTTTACTAAAGTTGACATGCCAGGTTAACACCAAGATTACTTTAGTAGCCAAGTACTAAAGGAGGTAGAGCAGCAAGCGTCCTGTGAGTCTTAAACAAATGACTGGTTCTGGTACTAATATTATCCTGCAGGTTACAATGGAACTTTTGTCAGTGATCCTGACAGGGAAATCTGCAGGCACTGTAAGATTCTGTTCCAGGTATCATAAGATAGctcagggcatgagcaatggaggcagctgtccaactaggcttggataaaacttttgacatatacatgccatgttatggtcccattaatatgtctttctctcaaaagctgatttggtttttctctttctctctcacattttccactttatggctgaagaggttgcctcctgatgaagaggctgcctcctcatccgaacctactttggaccacccgaacctagttaaaggtgtgaggcaacacccctagggctatgcattgggcatgccctcatATGCAAGTGTCTAATGCCATTTGCTAAACAAAAGTGTCTAATTCTAGTAGTGAAAGTAACATGAGAGAATATTTTTATCCTGCTGATTTCGTTAGGCTAGACGCTCTCAGTAAGCATCTTATACTTGGCCCTCTGAAATAGATCACAGTACTGCAACACATCCACCAGTTTAAGTCCAGAACATACGAAGTCCCTGGCAGAACAACCCCTGTGAATGATAGTTCATCATAAGTAGTATTCTGTGGCAAAGGCTCCAGCTGGATACTGAGAATTCCTAGTAAATGCACTTTCTGAGAAATGATTCTTCAAAATCTAACACAACGTAATTATACTAAAGGCTTCACCTGTTGTAATAGTGAAGCTGTTTAATTTCCAAGACTTCAGCATTAAATTTGACCATACACAAGTAGGGGTGTAATAGTGAAGGAACATGCATTTGTTGCTAGACATAAACATTTCATAATGGGGGTGGAGAAGCGTATGCACACAACTTGCCTAGCTAGGCCACATTATTCCCAACACATGGAAATCATATTCTCATCCTTGATTAGATTCTTGATGATATCATGATTTAGTTTCCCTGTAGCAAACTTGGGGTGCTAAATTGTCAAACTTAAGAGAATCTTTATTTCTCGAGGCACTGTTCATCAGGTTATACATCACCTTTTCTTTTGAAACATATCACTAAATTAATGCATCACACTGATATAAAATACATGTAATAGGGCAGTGacaaggcttttttttttttgttaagagAATCTTTATTCTCGAGGCACTGTTCATCAGGTTTGTACATCACCTTTTCTTTTGAAACATATCACTAAATTAATGCATCACACTGATATAAAATACATGTAATATGGCAGTGACAAGGCTTTTTTTTTGTTAAGGAATTTTCGTTTTTACCTCCTATTTTCAGTAAAATACCTCATTAGCAAAATTTCATCCTATTGCCACATTTAGCAAAAAAAATTGCCACTTTTTACCCTTTTGAATAGTTGAGAGCAATCTGCACATCCGGACCATCAAATACATGTGGCATGCAACGTCGCGGTTTTTGCTAGTGATTTTTCTCCACAAAGGAACCAGCCCCATGGCATCGGAGATTTACCCCATGCCGAGCTTTTTTTTTTGGACGAACCACACATAGTCCCTTCCACCACACCCATACAGCGGCGATTTTTTATataaataatacactttttattAGTAATTCCAGGAATAATAGTCGTTTTTAACCTTTTACACGAATAATGCACCGTCGGTTTCGTAGAACCCGAAATTGTAAAATTGGGGCAGAGGAGCCCGAAACGAGGCGAATCTATCCGTGCCACACCGAGTCGGGGTCAAGGAACCCGAGTTTCTTTAATCGGGCGATAGAATCCCGAGGAAAGGGCTGTCGGCCTGTCGGCCTGCCAGCGGCAGAGTTGTCGTGTCGCAGCATCCCGAGGGGGAGGAATCGGAGTCCTCGACCCGGGCGGAGTGCAGGTTTCGGCATGGAGGAGCAAACTCCCATCCCTAACTTGGGGTGGCGTCCCCGTATGGAGTCGCTAGAGGGTATGAAATTCCTCACTATCCATATTAATTCTGCACCATGTATGAATTTCCTCGTGAATAACGGTTTTTATATCTAATCATAGGTGAGGCATATATGTCGTCTATGTCCGGATCACGATCCTTCTGGTCCAGTGCTCATGATCAGGACGAAACACAGAAGATGTACCAAGACTGGATGTCCAGTCAACATCAAACTCCACCTCCAGATCCCACACAGCCCACGCAGGACAGTCAGCACGAGCAGGGGTACATGCTTCCTCCCCGAAAGCGACAGCCTCCTGTCCGTATGTACTCGCCATCACCTTTTCAGGCTGGACCGCCACCGAGGTGTCGAGGGAGGGGCCATGGTCAGTGAGATGACACTCAGTGAGTCATCTGTACGGATGCGACTTATTGCTAGTACTGTTTTCTTCATCTAGTGTATGAGTACTATTTGTATGCACCATGTATGAGTACTATTTGTATGGACCATGTATGACTACTATTCATGCGACTCATTACTATGTGCGAGAGACATGATATTATTATTTCTGTTCAGCAAACatttcatattcaacttcaagcCATAATTAAGATACAACTTACTACTGCAATATACCTCTCTGCTAACAAATTAAACGGTACACCAACGCTACAACATACTGCAAGATCCATGACTACTGATAACTACAACACTAAGAACGCAGCACACCATTTCCCTTGCCCTTTGACgatgcagctttcatggccttggtgctaggctcgaagtcgtcgtccgagtcAACGACCGGCAGTGcaacactcttgcccttcgaggacttggcactcttgcccttcgacgatgcagctttcTTCGCCTTCGTGCTAGGCTCGAAGTTGTCTTCCGAGTCGATGACCGGCAGTGCAGCACTCTTGCCTTTCGACGAgttggcactcttgcccttcgacgatgcagctcTCTTCGCCTTGCTGCTAATCTCAAAGATATCCTCGTCGTCATCACTATCAGCCGCCCACAGTGCTGGACATCTCAAATCCCTTTCCCTATCTTTTTCATTCGTCCATGTTAGTGACTTCCACttctcattcaacctgataagctcaCACCTTATATCCCGTGGGCTGCAAGCGGGCATCTTCTTCACTGGATATCCATAAGACCAAGTCTCAAATTCCCTACCCACCTTACGGAGCAAGGCGTCGCTACTGATGAACTCCTCGAATCTCTCTACCTTACTCTCCCTCATCACATAGCGGGCACTGTCTAGAAGATGTTTGGCCATGAATTCGGTGAAAAGATGGGGGGATTCTTATATGGGGGATCCATCTTGTTGAGAGAATACATTGAAACACAAGAAAAATGTGTGGGGTTTTTATAGGCTAGAAGAGATGACTTTCGGCAGGAAGATGTGAGCGGGAAAATAGGGCGGGAAAAAGTGGCGGGAGATTTGGGCGGGAATAAATGGCGGGAAAATTGGGCAGGAATAAATGGCGGCGAATTTCGGCAGGAAACAATTGAGCCAAAATTTCGGACACAACATATTTGCGGCAAATTCATTTCACATTAACACtacaactgaaattaagatacattgcAGCTGAAATTAAAATACGGCTTATCACTACAACgaaatttaagatacaacgacaaactaaaactgaaattaaTACCCTTTCCGCTTCACGAGCCTCTCTGCGCACCTCTTTCTCTGCAAACCTACGTGCaacctcatcatccatcctcttctgattcacctcgcGATTACGAGCTTGTTCCGCCCTTAGTTTCTGGATCTGTCTCTCTCGCTCTGCTTTAGCATTAGCACGGGCCTTTTCCTgacgctcctcctcaaagaacgttgcccacgcacgctggtgtttctcctcaacctcATGGCGCGTCTAATCCGGCTGCTCCttgtctatccagtgaaaccatttgcttaggggcgggggagactgcaacacaaacagtaacattAAATCACATTTATAAATAAATTTTGCCTACATAAAATTATGTCGAAACATACTGGCGGCCTGGTGGACAACGAAGCTGAACTATagggtggatcatgctcatagctcgcACACATGAAAATTTCATGCCGAATCAAtcggagaaatcctccacctgcttaaccttagcaagacggccgcaccaacaccgctccgcagTCACACCCGGGGAAAACTTGCAGCTTTCACCTTCACCGGCCTAAACTCCTGGTCAGAGCACGGCACACTCATGATGGCAAATGGTGAGCCAACAAAAAAAAGAGATAGAAGCACTTGTGCAGCGAAGAGTGTCGATGCCTGCTTTTATAGGGAAAAATCCGTgagcgtggcgggaaaatatagcgggagatggtggcgggatAAAATTGGCGGGAAGGAGTGGCGGGAAGGAGTGGCAGGAACGGTGCCGGCAAGGACGGGAGCGAAACACGGCGGTGTGAATGGGAAAAGACGGGAAAAAATTCTGCTGCAATTACAATCGGGTTCAACAACCCCGATTTATTAAAATCGGGTTCAACAACCCCGATTTCTTCTatccattttctttctttttatctCGCCGCacggtgaaagaacatctctcacattatgttttgtgtgtttgatgtcaatatatgtgatacactaatgtttgtttaagtggtacagggtttacatagattcatatttatgtgtgttggatttggtcggtctgtcaaaaagATAACAGCaaaagttggccaggccggataatccgggccggatattgttgaaatatccggccccctgtttttggctaagtcttcgaggaaaagctgcgcagtatgggggccggacatttgcccggatattgtcccggtattgtaccagggccggaatatccgggccggatattttggaaatatccggcccccccgaatttggctaaggactggaagaaaagcttctctggcatagggccggacatttggccggataatgtcacggttttgttccgtgagccggattatccgggggggggggcggattatccggcccttacttaggccggaatatccggccccccggaagctgcaacggctcatttttgagagggggtataaatacccccttcttctaccttggttgcttgctcaatcattacacaagaaatctgccaagccacctccattagagccacctcaagaaactcaagatttgcaagatctccttcctcccccaaccaaagctcttgatctttggagattcgaaggagaagacaccgatctacatcctcaccgaagcgttcttcatttcccctctcttgtttgagggatctcatgctagtgttcctatttggttccctagttgatttgttgttgatgtgttgttgttgattgttgtattgttacagatttgggagcctccaatttggttgtggatgtgtgccccaagaactttgtaaaggtccggtttccgcctcgaggaaatcccttagtggaagtgggctaggccttcgtggcgttgctcacaggagatctgagtgaagccttcgtggctgttggtttggcttgcgtagcaaccacactcctccaaacgtagacgtaccttcttgcaaaggaagggaactacgggaatcatctccgtgtcatcgcgtgctccactctcggttacctctatcccactctatctcctattgcgtagctataccttgcttagttgatatccttgtcatataggtaaattcacttagttgcatatctagagaatttaccttttgtgtcaagcctaaattgaaaaagaactaaaaattggttagcacctattcacccccccctctaggtgcggcatacgatcctttcacacgGGAATCCT contains:
- the LOC124694659 gene encoding MDIS1-interacting receptor like kinase 1-like codes for the protein MSFSLSLLCCVSNAAAATGGDEAAALLAIKASLVDPLGELRGWGSGLHCGWKGVLCDAQGVVSGINLAGMNLSGTIPDDILGLTGLTSIVLQSNAFDRELPLALVSIPTLREFDVSDNSFTGRFPAGLGACASLVYFNASGNNFVGPLPADIGNATELETLDVRGGFFSGTIPKSYGKLQKLKFLGLSGNNLNGALPAELFELAALEQIIIGYNEFSGPIPAAIGKLKKLQYLDMAIGNLEGPIPSELGQLRELDTVFLYKNNIGGKIPKELGNLSSLLMLDLSDNVLTGAIPPELAQLTNLQLLNLMCNRLKGGVPAGIGELPKLEVLELWNNSLTGSLPPSLGAAQPLQWLDVSTNALSGPVPAGLCDSGNLTKLILFNNVFTGPIPTGLTTCSSLVRVRAHNNRLNGTVPAGLGRLPRLQRLELAGNELSGEIPDDLALSTSLSFIDLSHNQLRSALPSNILSIPTLQSFGAADNELIGGVPDELDDCRSLSALDLSSNRLSGAIPSSLSSCQRLVSLNLRSNRFTGQIPSAVAMMPTLSVLDLSNNFLSGEIPSNFGSSPALEMLNLANNNLTGPVPATGLLRTINPDELAGNPGLCGGVLPPCGVNALRASSSTSGLRRSHVKHIAAGWAIGISIALVACGAVFLGKLTYQRWYLNGGCCDEAVEDDGNGSWPWRLTAFQRLSFTSAEVLACIKEDNIVGMGGSGVVYRADMPRHHAIVAVKKLWRAAGCPEEGTVDGRRDVEAGAGGEFAAEVKLLGRLRHRNVVRMLGYVSNDVDTMVLYEYMAGGSLWEALHGRGKGKQLVDWVSRYNVAAGVAAGLAYLHHDCRPLVIHRDVKSSNVLLDPNMEAKIADFGLARVMARPNETVSVVAGSYGYIAPEYGYTLKVDQKSDIYSFGVVLMELLTGRRPIEPEYGESCVDIVGWVRERLRSNSGVEELLDAGVGGRVDHVREEMLLVLRIAVLCTAKSPKDRPTMRDVVTMLAEAKPRRKSSSATVAATVVDKDKPVFTTSPDSGYL